The DNA sequence CGTGGGTCACGACGCCTTTGCCACCACCCGTCCGGTCACGATCGACGCTCGGGCCGCCATCGAGTCCTACCAGGGTCTGGCCGGTGACCGCGCCCCGCTCGTGACGCTCCGACTCCGCCCGCCGTCGCCGCTCGACCTCGACGGCGACTTCACCGCATCGCTGGCATTCCAACACCGCGACGACGCCAGCGTCGTCCTCCCCGTCGGCGCGCTCTGGGAAGCACCACCACGGATCCGCGAGCGACTCGCCACCGCCGAGGCGGAGTTGTGGTCGACGCTGCGACGAGCGGCGAAGATCTGGCTGCCGATCGGCCGGTTCCTCGATACCGACCGACCGAGCGAGCTCAAACTCGACGACGACGAGGTCGACGAACTGCTCGGACCGATCGCCAACCGGCTCGGCGCGGTCGGCCTGTCGATCCTTGCGCCCAACGATCTGTTCGCCGCGCTGTCGTTCCGCCCGGTGCTCGTCGGTGCGCCTACGTCGCTCGGCGGCACCCGCCTCGACCTGAGTTCGCTGCTCGAACTGCAGTGGGAGGGCTCACTCGACGGCGAACAGCTGACCGACACCGAACTGGCCGAACTCGCTCGGTCGAAGCGATCGCTCATCCGCCTCCGAGGTCAGTGGATCAAGCTCGACGATCGATCGATCCAGAGGATGCGAGAACGGCGTGCCGTCGCGGCAACCTCGGCAGTGGCCGCCGCCCTCGGTTCCGAACTCGTGATCGACGGCTACACCATCGATGTCTCCGACCTCCGCCCGCTGCGCGACCTTGCCCAGCGATTGCGCTCGATCGACTCCAACGAGCAGCTGAGCGCTCCCGAGGCGCTCGACGGCACCCTGCGGCCGTACCAGGAGCGGGGTCTCGCCTGGCTCGACGAGATGGACCGGCTCGGGCTTGGCGGCATCCTCGCCGACGACATGGGTCTGGGCAAGACCGTGCAGGTCATCGCGCTCCACCTGACCCGGATGGCGAGCAACGACGCCGACCGTCACAAACCAATGCTGGTCATCTGCCCGGCGTCGGTCGTCGGCAACTGGGAACGAGAGACCAAGCGATTTGCCCCGGGTGTGCGAGTCATCCGCTATCACGGCGCCACCCGCACGCTCCCCGATGACGGCGTCCGCCCCAGCGACGTGGTGCTCACCACCTACGGTGTCGCCCGCCGTGATCGCGTACTCCTGGCCGACACCGATTGGGGCATCGTCATCACCGACGAGGCCCAGGCGATCAAGAACCCCAACTCCCACACGGCACGGGCCATGCGGGCGATCGGGCGCACGTCGACCCGCATCGCGCTCACCGGCACGCCAGTGCAGAACCAACTGACCGATCTGTGGGCGATTCTCGACTGGACCACCCCCGGCCTGCTGGGCCCGCTCGAACGTTTCCGGTCAGAAATCGCGACAGCGGTCGAGCGCGACCGTGACCCGGTCGAGACCGAGCGCCTCAACCAACTCCTGCGACCGTTCCTCCTCCGCCGCCGCAAGACCGATCCCGACATCGCACCCGACCTCCCGCCGAAAACCGAGACGAACGAGATCGTTCCGCTCACCGTCGAACAGGCGGCGCTCTATCGGGCCGTGGTCGACGAGACGATGGCGAACATCGCCGGCAGCGAGGGTTTCGCTCGCCGCGGTCTGGTCCTCGGTCTCGTCACCCGTCTCAAGCAGGTCTGCAACCACCCTGCACACTTCCTCGGAGAAACCGGGCCACTCCCCCGCCGGTCGGGCAAGCTCACCGCCGCCACCGAACTGCTCGAGGTCATCCGCCAGGAATCCGATGCGGCCTTGGTCTTCACCCAGTACGTCGCCATGGCCGAGCTCCTCGACACCTACTGGCAGCAGCTGGGATTCCGGACACTGGTGCTGCACGGCGGCCTCTCGCTCACCGAACGAGATGCCCGCGTGGCCGCCTTTCAGCGGGGCGAGGCCGACGTCTTCATCATCTCGCTCCGTGCCGGCGGCGTCGGACTCAACCTCACTGCCGCAACCCATGTGCTGCACTATGACCGGTGGTGGAATCCGGCCGTCGAGGATCAGGCGAGCGACCGAGCCTGGCGCATCGGCCAGACTCGTCCCGTGCAGATCCACCGACTGGTCTGCGAAGGAACGATCGAGGACCGCATCGCCGCCATGCTCGACGACAAGCGGGGTCTCGCCGACGCCGTCGTCGGCTCGGGCGAGGAGTGGATCTCCCAGCTGAGCGACGACGAGCTCGAGCGCCTGGTTTCGCTGAGTGGCGACCGGTACGGCGGGGACGACTTCGCCGACGAGGCCGACCTCGTCGGCGACGAGGGGACACCATGACCGAGACGAACCGACCCTCGGCCGTCTGGGGGCAGCGCTGGCTCGAAGCGCTCGAGCGTGACCCGAGCTACGGCCTCGACGCACTGTCGGTTGGTGAGCGTGTTGCTCGCGCCCACGCCGAACCCGACGTGCAGATCAAACCGGGCGAGGCCCAGGTGGCCGTCGCCGCCGGGCCTCGTCTCCGCTATCACACCAGCCTGTTCACCCCGGTTTTCGACAACGCTGTGTGGAGCGCCTTCTTCGACCATGTGGCCACGAGTCCCGCCCGCTCGGCAGCGCTGGCGAGCGGCACGCTGGACGCCACTCTCGACGACGACCTTCGACTCCTCGGCATCGATCTGCTTCCTCAGCCCGGCGAGGTGACCACATCGTGTGACTGCGCAGGCTGGTCGAGTCCGTGCAAACACGTTGCCGGCGCGCTCGTCGCCGTCGCCGATGCGATCGACGACGATCCGATGCTCTTGCTCGCACTCCGCGGTCGGAGCCGGGCCGACGTCGCCGCCGCCATCGAGGAACGCCGGGCCGACATCGCCGGCGTCACCGGCGTCGACGAGCTCGCTTCGCAAGCATGGTTACGCCCGACACGCCCGCTGCCCGTCCTCGACCGCTCGCCGATCGAACCAGGGACGGCGCCGTCGTGGGGCGCACCACCGTCGACCGCGCCGTTCTCCGCCGCAGGACTCGAACTCATCAGCTCTGATCTGATCCATCGAGCGGCCGACATGGTGAACCGCCAGCACCCGACCTGGCTCGAGCTCGACCCAGTGACCGATCTCGCCCGACTCGCTCATGCGTTTCCCAAGCCGAAGGATCGCAAGCGCATCGCCGAGCACTCCGGGGTCTCGGCCCGCGAGCTCGGAGCGAGAGCGGCGGCATGGGCCGTGGCCGGCACCATTGGGGTTCGAGCCCACGTCGGCCCACTCGACACCCGCCGCATCGCTGCCGACGCGCAGCTGCGCCGAGTCGATGTCGACGGCGCGGCACAATGGTTGCGCTTCGAAAAGCGTTCCGGCCGGTGGCTCCTGACCGACGGCCCCGTCGACGATCCGGAACAGCTCCTCTCGTCCGACCCGATCGGGTTCTGAAGGCGTCAGGCGGCCTCGGCGGCGAGCGCCTGATGGATCATGGCAACGAGCGGTTCGCTCGATCGCCCCTTGGGCACGAAGCCGTTGGCCCCGGCTGCCAGCGCGCTGACCTCGTCGACACGGGCCGTCACCATGCTCCCGGCCGCCGCGCTGGTTGCGATGATCACGAGATCGCAATAGGCGTCGTTCGCTCGTAGCTCCCGACACAGGTCGAGTCCGCTCTCACTCTGGAGCACCACGTCGAGCACCACGGCGTCGGGCACCGCCTGCGCGAGGGCGGCCCGAAGGCCGGGACCGTCCGAGGCGATCCGGATGTGGAAGCCGGCTTGACGCAGCACATGGGCCAGGTAACGCCGGAACAGTGGATCGTCGTCGACGACGAGCACGTCGAGCGGGTTCGGAGGGGCGTCAGGTGCACGCACCGCAGGGGCGTCGTGTGCACGCACCGCAGGGGCGTCATGTGGTGGCATTGCCACGGTCATCGACCGCCTTCGCCGGTTTCTTGGGTCAAGATTGTTTCAATCCACTACGGTGCGCCCGGCGGGAACGACCGCCGGGGGGAACCGATCGATGGAACACCGTCAGAAACACGGTAGGGAACACGACCAGGAACAGGGTGACGGCTTGCCGGCCGACCAGGTCAAGCTGTTCAGCTTCAAGGTGTGGACCTACCGCATGGGCGAGCAGGTGTCGTTCACGATCCACCTCGGCGACCTTCTCGGGTTGTATCGAGCGATGGCAGGCCAAGGCCCGCTGTCGAGCGCCGCATTGGCGTCTTCGCTCGGGTTCGACGAGCGCTTCGTGCGCGAGTGGTTGTACGGGCAGGCCGCCGCCGGGCTGGTCGAGTTCCGCTCCGCCGACGAGCACGTGTTCGAGTTGACTGACGTGCAGGCGGCCGTGCTCGCCGACGAGGAGCACTCGATCGCCTTCGCCGCCGGGGCGTTCAGTGGCGGACCCCAGCGCGCTGTCATCGACGCGATTGCCGAGTCGTTCCGGACCGGTGTCGGCCTCACCTACGAGCAGCAGGGCCCGGCCACCGCAGCGGCGATGGGCCGGATGACCGGGCCTTGGTCCCGCCAAGCATTGATCTCGACCATCCTCCCGTCGCTCGACGGCGTCGTCGAGCGGCTCGAGCAAGGTATCGACGTCCTCGACATCGGCTGTGGTGCCGGGCTCACGCTCTGCCTGATCGCCCAAGCCTTCCCCAACAGCCGCTGCGTCGGCTACGACCCGTCGGAGTCGGCGGTCCGCCTGGCCCGCAGCCGGGCCAAGGACCTCGGGCTCACCAACATCGATTTCGTGGTCGCCATGGCCGACGACGTGCCGCCCGACCCTCGATTCGATCTGGTGCTCACCTTCGACTGCCTGCACGACATGCCTCGTCCCGACCTCGCCGCCGCCTCGATCGGGGCGGCGATGAGCGCCGATGCCACCTGGCTGATCAAGGACATCCGGTCGTCGGGCAGCTTCGAGACCGATCGTCGGAACCCGTTGCTGGCCTTGTTCTACGGGTTCTCGATCGAAACCTGTCTCCAGTCGGCGCTCTCCGAACCGGGGGGACTCGGACTCGGCACGCTCGGCCTGCACGCCGAGCGCCTCGAGGAGCTCACGACCGCTGCCGGGTTCCCCTCGCTCCGGGTCCACGACTTCGACGATGCGGCGAATCTGTATTACGAGGTTCGCCGCTGATGGATTGAGCAACTTGGCTCCGTAGGAGCATCCCTGGAGCACACGAGCCGGCCCTAGGCTCGTGGGTACCCAATGTGTCCGGCTCGATTTGCGAGCATCACCCTTGGGCGGCGTCAAAGGCATACACTTTTTGAAGTCATGAGACGACGAAGTGTCGACCATCTGGTCCCGAACGAACAACGCACCCTGCGCGCTGCCTGGCAGCTCCAGCAACAGGGCGTCACCGAAATCCACGGCTATCTCCTGGCCCGGCAACTCAAGGACCGCTCGGAGGGGGCGCCGGTCATGGCGTACTCGACGGTCTATCGATGCCTCGAGCGACTCGAGGAGCGCGGCCTGATCGCCTCGTTCGAATCGAGCGACGTTGCGTCGGGAGGTCCGCCCAGACGCATGTTCACCATGACCGAACGCGGCACCGCCGTGGCCGCCGCCCTGCCGCCCGACGACTCGGGTTTCGATCTCGGCGACGCGTCGAGCACCTCCTAAACCACGCTCGGCGCCCGATCGCCGGACGCTGCGCGTCGGGCCGACCACGAGGGGTGAAAGCCTCACGATTTGTGTCGAACATGCCCGCCAATGCGCCATCGAGCGTCCATACTGTTGGTTTGTTCAATGGTGTGGAGGCGCACATGTGGGGTGAATCGACAGCGCGACGCGCGCTTGTCTTGGCAGCAGTTCCAGCGTTTTCGTTGGTGGTGGGCGTCGGGAGCGCGGCAGCACAGCCGATCTTCCAGCCGACGTTCAGCGACTCACAGCTGTGTGTCACCGTCGATCTCGACAACGCGTTGCTGCAGGGCCCCATCGAGTACTCGCCCAGCCACGCCGTCGATCTGCCCGCTGGCGAGATCGTGATCCCCGAGGCCATCTCGTGGGACGAGTACCCCAACCGTGAGCTGACGCCCACCCAGGTCAGCGAGCGCTGGGAGCTCGAGTTCCTCAACGCCGACGGCGAGGTCATCGCCACCTCCGACGCCGTGCCCGACGTTGCCGACGGCGTGCGGCGAGCCGAATACATCGGCGCCCTCGGCAGCGTGACGCTGCCCGAGCCGGCCGCCGCTGTTCGGGCCCATCACCGCACCGACCTTCCCTTCGACCCCACCCCCGCCAGTGTCCACGCCTCCGGTGTCACGCTGTGTTGGGAAGAGGGCCTGACCCCGCCGGTGTGCACCGACGCCAACGGCGACGCCATCGATGCCAACGCCGACGGCACGTGCCCCACCGAGCCGGCCGTGTGCGTCGACGCCAACGGCGACCCGCTCACCAATGCCGACGGCACCAATGTCGTGGAAGACGCCAACGGTGATTGCCCGGCGGCGCCACAGTGCGTCGGGGCCGATGGCACGGCCACCGAGCCCCAGGCCGACGGAAGCTGCCCGCCGTCGGGTCCGGTCCTCCCGCAGTGTCTCGGGTCCGACGGCACCGCTGTCACCCCCAACGCCGACGGCACCTGCCCCGAGCCCGAGCCTGCCGGCCCGGTGGTGACGCCGTCGCAGCCATCGCCCGCCCCGGCGCAGCCCCAGGGCGGCCAGCTGCCGGTCACGGGCAACGAGTCCATGATCCTGCTGCTCTCGGGTTTGTGGCTCCTCGCCGCCGGCACGACCGCCACCATGTTCGTGCGCACTCGCTGATCGCTGGGTCTTCCCGGGGGCCGCGATAAGTTGGCGGCATGGCCGAATTCGCGTATCAAGACGTCTTCCCGCTCGGCGAGGACACCACCCCCTACAGGCTCCTGACCACCGAGGGCGTCGAGGTCGTCGACCTCGGTGGTACCGAGTTTCTCCGGGTCAGCGACGACGCAATCCGTCTGCTGACCGCCACGGCGATTCGCGACATCTCGCACCTGCTGCGGCCCGGTCACCTGGCGCAGCTGGCCAAGATCCTCGACGACCCGGAGGCATCGGCCAACGATCGCTTCGTGGCCACCGAGTTGCTGCAGAACGCGAACATCGCGGCGGGCTTCGTGCTCCCCGGCTGCCAGGACACCGGCACGGCCATCGTCAAGGGCAAGAAAGG is a window from the Acidimicrobiales bacterium genome containing:
- a CDS encoding PadR family transcriptional regulator encodes the protein MRRRSVDHLVPNEQRTLRAAWQLQQQGVTEIHGYLLARQLKDRSEGAPVMAYSTVYRCLERLEERGLIASFESSDVASGGPPRRMFTMTERGTAVAAALPPDDSGFDLGDASSTS
- a CDS encoding response regulator yields the protein MTVAMPPHDAPAVRAHDAPAVRAPDAPPNPLDVLVVDDDPLFRRYLAHVLRQAGFHIRIASDGPGLRAALAQAVPDAVVLDVVLQSESGLDLCRELRANDAYCDLVIIATSAAAGSMVTARVDEVSALAAGANGFVPKGRSSEPLVAMIHQALAAEAA
- a CDS encoding DEAD/DEAH box helicase, which encodes MTDPVAALLGTAGIEATFVPSDPPRSSWLALWHPAQLLPDADASLRLALPIDERIVATEAAVRRVSFADAIDALVAIDPTTVGASVAALATAVRWALGQIAAGSIRPGLTPSGRDTWQLGPLAASARADFDAIAAAYPAAGRATISRLSTDADGRDMPLIPTGRHTVEAIADAVADTLARTSALPQAVGHDAFATTRPVTIDARAAIESYQGLAGDRAPLVTLRLRPPSPLDLDGDFTASLAFQHRDDASVVLPVGALWEAPPRIRERLATAEAELWSTLRRAAKIWLPIGRFLDTDRPSELKLDDDEVDELLGPIANRLGAVGLSILAPNDLFAALSFRPVLVGAPTSLGGTRLDLSSLLELQWEGSLDGEQLTDTELAELARSKRSLIRLRGQWIKLDDRSIQRMRERRAVAATSAVAAALGSELVIDGYTIDVSDLRPLRDLAQRLRSIDSNEQLSAPEALDGTLRPYQERGLAWLDEMDRLGLGGILADDMGLGKTVQVIALHLTRMASNDADRHKPMLVICPASVVGNWERETKRFAPGVRVIRYHGATRTLPDDGVRPSDVVLTTYGVARRDRVLLADTDWGIVITDEAQAIKNPNSHTARAMRAIGRTSTRIALTGTPVQNQLTDLWAILDWTTPGLLGPLERFRSEIATAVERDRDPVETERLNQLLRPFLLRRRKTDPDIAPDLPPKTETNEIVPLTVEQAALYRAVVDETMANIAGSEGFARRGLVLGLVTRLKQVCNHPAHFLGETGPLPRRSGKLTAATELLEVIRQESDAALVFTQYVAMAELLDTYWQQLGFRTLVLHGGLSLTERDARVAAFQRGEADVFIISLRAGGVGLNLTAATHVLHYDRWWNPAVEDQASDRAWRIGQTRPVQIHRLVCEGTIEDRIAAMLDDKRGLADAVVGSGEEWISQLSDDELERLVSLSGDRYGGDDFADEADLVGDEGTP
- a CDS encoding class I SAM-dependent methyltransferase — translated: MPADQVKLFSFKVWTYRMGEQVSFTIHLGDLLGLYRAMAGQGPLSSAALASSLGFDERFVREWLYGQAAAGLVEFRSADEHVFELTDVQAAVLADEEHSIAFAAGAFSGGPQRAVIDAIAESFRTGVGLTYEQQGPATAAAMGRMTGPWSRQALISTILPSLDGVVERLEQGIDVLDIGCGAGLTLCLIAQAFPNSRCVGYDPSESAVRLARSRAKDLGLTNIDFVVAMADDVPPDPRFDLVLTFDCLHDMPRPDLAAASIGAAMSADATWLIKDIRSSGSFETDRRNPLLALFYGFSIETCLQSALSEPGGLGLGTLGLHAERLEELTTAAGFPSLRVHDFDDAANLYYEVRR